The Alligator mississippiensis isolate rAllMis1 chromosome 3, rAllMis1, whole genome shotgun sequence DNA window AGTGTTTGTACGTGGAAGTTGGCGAAGAacattttccagctatttagtcggtctaataaaagatataatcacATTTACCGGAAGAATCTTGTCCGCCTGCCTTGCAGTagagcctgtgcttatctcctGACACTTCCAGGTACTTTCCAAGGACTTGGAGGCAGCCTTCCTCCAGTGCCCTGACACCCAGTCTGAGCATCACTGCTAGAGCCCGTTGGCATACCCGGATTAGGTGCCGTTGCTTTTCAGTGACTTGCAACTATGCTggaagagacctgggaaggaaaagGATCTACCGCTTTCAACAGCAAAACAGTGTTTGCTGTTCGACTCCGTGCATCCCAACAGCCCTTCCAGCCCGCGGGGCAGTGAATGAAGTCACTGCATAGGACTCAATGCAGAGGAAATCCCAAGCAGGTGAAATGAATCCCGTTACAAGCGGGGAAGGTTGTGTCCGGGGTTGGACTGGACCCCGTGCCCGGAGTGCAGGACGGGCTGGACGACCCGTGCCCTGGGCTTTCCTAGCTGGGTTTGGCAGAGGAGCTGTGCCGGGGAGGGCGGCGGCCCTGAGCGTGCTCGGGGAGACCTGCCGCTCCCAGCTCCGGGAGCCCGCGCACACACTCCCGCACACTCACACGCGGCCACTCCCGATCACGCACACTCACAGTcacatacatacacgcacacactcgCAATCACACGCACACAATCACTCACagtcacacatatacacacgcacacactcccgATCCCCCCCAGCCTTCAGGCCGCGCGTGGCCGCCCCGTCGCAGGGATAGAAGCAGCCGCCGCCTTCCCGCGGCCCCAGCGCGCAGCCCTCCCCCGCCCGCAGGCGGCCCCCACATCTGGGCAGGGCGGCGGGAGGCCCGCGCTCCCATTGGCTGCCCGCGGGGGGTgcgggcacagctggagccagccGCAGGGCGCTGCACCCCGCCCGCCGGCGCTTCGCCCCGCCGCCACCTGAGCCGTACATATAGCGCTGTCTGACGGCGCGGCCCGCCCGGACGTGCCGGgctgcggggggggcgggggggagcgctgggcggggcggggcggactGCCGGCGGCCGCGCTGCTGCCATGTCCACGGGCTCCGGCAGCGACGCCGAGGAGCTGCCCGACATGGCCCtgcgggggctgcagctgggctgcccggCGGtgcccgccccgcgcccgccgcgcGCCCGCCTCTGCCCCGCGCCCGACGCCTCCTCGGCGGcggaggaggacgaggaggacgaggacgaggacggcggcggcggctgcaagAGGAAGCGGGCGCGGGCGGGGGCGCCGGGGGGCaggcggccggggccggggccggggccggggccggggccggggccgggccggggcgcggCGGCCGAGGGCAAGCAGTCGCAGCGCAACGCGGCCAACGCGCGCGAGCGGGCCCGCATGCGGGTGCTGAGCAAGGCGTTCTCCCGCCTCAAGACCAGCCTGCCCTGGGTGCCGCCCGACACCAAGCTCTCCAAGCTGGACACGCTGCGCCTCGCCTCCAGCTACATCGCGCACCtccgccagctgctgcaggacgaGCGCTACGACCCCGGCTACGTGCACCCCGTCAGCTTGGTGAGGCCCGCGCCGcccggagggagggagggagggagggagggcagccgGGCTCCAGCTGCCCTTTGACTCTTGGGCGGGGGGTGGGCCTGCGAAAAGGCTGGAAACTGATTCCTTAATTAACAAGgccacctaagtgaaggagcagtCCCTCAGGTTATGATGGTCAAACCTTATGGGGGGCTTTGGTCTCTTATGGGGGCTCAGCTCCTCTGAGCTCCCCACTAATTCGCAcccaggagggaaggagcaggcgaaAGAGGGGGCCGTGAACCAGGTCAGATCCCCCCAGGTTCCTCCCTCCCAAGCCATTAGCTGCCATGGGACAgaggctgcccagctgcagggctgtgtcaGCGCTTCTCCACTTCCCAGCTGCCTTGGGGGGCCCAGGTCCcgctctctgagctgggtgggACTAAGAGGCAGCTGTGGGCATCGGGGCAGACTCTGGGGAACATGTCCCTTGGCTCTTACACAATCAAATAATTCAGGGTGACTGAGACCACACATAAACCTTATTCAATGAAGGCCTGGTGCACTGCACAGATCTAAACCAGGGCACtgcatccccctcctcccctttttcttGATGCCTGCTTATTCTGTGCAATTTGGTCTGGAATAAATCGGGAGTCTTGTTTATGACATCAGGAAGGCAGTCACAAAGCCATCTACAATCCTTCAGGTTGGAAGAGGGAACAAGTGGCAGCTATCAGTTCAGGTGCATTTGAGTATCACTGTAGCACTCTTTAGTGAAGCCAGTTGGCAGTACTTCCCCAGGGGAAAGCAAACTTTATCCTATAAAACCTAGCAAATTAGCGTCAGAGTCAGACCCTTAGCAGTGACAAAACTGAACTTTAGGGTGCAACCATCTGCCTAAtatgacactttttttttgcttacagACTTGGCCGTTTGTGGTTTCAGGAAGACCAGAATCAGACCCCAAAGAAATTTCTGCTGCTAGCAGATTATGTGGAACTACAGCTTAGTTGAAGTAAACTATTTCCCCTCCCTCCCGGATATTTTTAAGAACTGTGATTTTTACAGGCACAAAACAAGTAGATGGTGACAAGCCACCATCTCCAACAAATGATCTTAAATCTGTGTACCTACCCTGCCACATAAAGGGAAAGCAAAAAGGGAGGAGGTGAGATGGGGATTTCTCtgaactggctgcagcagctgaagtCTGGAATTTGGAAAGGCCTTACTTTTGCTGCATTACCACTGCCTGAGGACCTGTTGTTTTGAGGCTTTTAAACTAATGAAAAAGGAGTATAATGTTTATAGAATTAACAGCATGGACCAAAATACAACTCTACGATCTAACAGTGTTATTTGTATTCCAAAGAAAAGCAGTATTCTAGAGTAGGTTTCAAACTTGGATAGATTTATAATATATTTTGATGGCTTTTGTATTTGTGGATTCTATTTACTGCAGCTATGCAATACATGTAGTCCTACTACTTTTGTCTTTGTAACTAAACTTTCCTTAAAGACCTCTAAGTAGCATAAACTAGGTCTTGCTAATTAGGTTATGGCCATTGGAATTAGATTATCACCCTTGTTTATGTATTACGGTGCCTTTCACAAAAGTGGGGGACTATTTAAGCAGAGTTTCCATGCCTTAACTTGGAAGGAGAATTAGTCTACAGTTAGGGTCCATGCATTTAAAGGAACAGTTTTGTATCAAACAATACAATTTACATTTTTCCTATCACATTATGCTCACCTATGGAGTATGTTAACCTGACTTCTAGTGACATTTCTTCAGCAATTGAAGTGTTTGTAATGAGAAAATGCCATCAAATGAGTTGCAAAttgtaaataattttatttttttataaatgacATTAAAATCTTTCTTACAATTATTCTGTGATTTATTGGTGCTATGACAGTATCTAGCTACATCCGTGTAGGTACACTTTAGTAATTCTTGAAATCCAGCCTTGTAAACACAttgtttccttcttttcttcatcttctgtGTGGTATTTCTCTGCAAACACAGGGAGGTAACaatgacagcaaaaaaaaaaaatcatatatgtTACAGTAACTCATAATTCAGCTGAGTAAAAGCAAATTTGAAACATTTACAAAATAcattgttgttcttgttgttgttattattgtcTATTCTGGGAACTGGGAAAACAAATAAATGTCAATTAACAAATGGATGGTGGTAATGTTCTCTTTCATAGGGTGAAAGAGAATGTAGTAATCCCTTTGCAACTCTTCCTTGTCATTTTAGTCTTCAGTCTGCCCTGCTTTTATTTGTACAGTGAAAGCCATTTGAGGTGTTGTTGTtggaagcagattttttttcttgtgtctaAATACTTCAGATGAAAAATTCAAAGATTTCTTTctgaaaacatattttgttttgtttcttaagAGTTTAGTTCACAATAGTCCCAATGACCAGAAGGACTGAATCactttagaaaagaaaagacatcACTTTGTTATAAATAATCAGGTAAAATGGCCTGTGTTTAACTAGAACTGGTTTAATTTTTGCTTCTTGTCAGTTAACCTTGGATCTTTAGAGCAGGGCAAGTTTCCTTTTAGGATGCGTGCAAACATTggatttagattgacctaactagggtccctggtgcagctccctgcaccagtGGACATTTATATGTGCTGCTCCCAATTTATGATTCCACAGCATAATGTAAGCAGTGTGATTGTAGACCTGCCACAGGAAACATTTGCACACACCCTCAGCTGCCACAAGCTGACTTTAGGTAGCTTCCCTAGTCCTGCCCAGTAGAGGTTTCGCCTAtggaagaaaaagg harbors:
- the MSC gene encoding musculin; protein product: MSTGSGSDAEELPDMALRGLQLGCPAVPAPRPPRARLCPAPDASSAAEEDEEDEDEDGGGGCKRKRARAGAPGGRRPGPGPGPGPGPGPGRGAAAEGKQSQRNAANARERARMRVLSKAFSRLKTSLPWVPPDTKLSKLDTLRLASSYIAHLRQLLQDERYDPGYVHPVSLTWPFVVSGRPESDPKEISAASRLCGTTA